A section of the Rhodobacteraceae bacterium M382 genome encodes:
- a CDS encoding ABC transporter substrate-binding protein: MNNQMEFMAGRVTAGKMTRREFMGKAAALGVSAAMASTLFADAARASSPKQGGDLKIGSVGGESTNSLDPATYASQVPYHNGRQFGDTLVEVAPDGTIEPRLATSVEASADAKTWHFKLRQGVEFHNGKTMTSEDVLKTMERHSNEDSKSGALGIMKGIESMKADGDTFSVTLKTPNADLPYLMADYHLIVQPDGGMDNPGAGIGTGPYATEVNEPGVRHMYKKFANYWGDDAHFDSVEILAINDATARTAALQSGQVHLINRIEPKVAGLMARAPGLSVESTPGRGHYVFIMHVDTAPFDHNELRLALKHAINRDEMVEKILRGYGSVGNDMPINAAYPLFDENIPQRQFDLAKAAEHYKASGHDGSPIILRTADGAFPGAVDAAQLFQQTANQAGIPLEIKREPNDGYWSEVWNAQPFCASYWGGRPVQDQMYATAYLSTADWNDTRFKVKDFDDLLFSARAELDNAKRKETYSKMGMMLRDNGGLICPMFNDFVDGVSAKLSGWEVDPNGELMNGQVTRKMWFA; encoded by the coding sequence ATGAACAATCAAATGGAATTCATGGCCGGTCGTGTGACGGCAGGCAAAATGACCCGCCGCGAATTCATGGGCAAAGCCGCCGCACTGGGCGTCAGCGCCGCGATGGCCAGCACCCTGTTTGCCGATGCGGCACGCGCATCGAGCCCCAAACAAGGCGGTGATCTGAAAATCGGGTCGGTCGGTGGTGAATCCACAAACTCGCTGGACCCGGCAACCTATGCCAGCCAGGTTCCCTATCACAACGGGCGCCAGTTTGGTGACACTCTGGTCGAAGTGGCCCCCGACGGCACAATCGAACCGCGCCTGGCCACCAGCGTCGAAGCCTCAGCGGACGCCAAAACCTGGCACTTCAAGCTGCGTCAGGGCGTGGAATTCCACAACGGCAAGACCATGACATCCGAAGATGTCCTGAAGACCATGGAACGTCATTCGAACGAAGATTCCAAATCAGGTGCCCTGGGCATCATGAAAGGGATCGAATCGATGAAAGCCGATGGCGACACCTTCTCGGTCACGCTGAAAACACCCAATGCCGACCTTCCTTATCTGATGGCGGATTATCACCTGATCGTTCAGCCCGATGGTGGCATGGACAACCCCGGTGCGGGCATCGGCACCGGCCCCTACGCCACGGAAGTCAACGAACCCGGCGTACGTCACATGTACAAGAAGTTCGCCAACTACTGGGGTGATGACGCACATTTCGACTCTGTCGAGATCCTGGCAATCAATGACGCAACTGCACGAACCGCAGCTCTGCAATCCGGTCAGGTTCACCTGATCAACCGGATCGAACCCAAAGTGGCCGGCCTGATGGCACGTGCGCCGGGTCTGTCGGTTGAATCGACTCCGGGCCGCGGTCACTATGTGTTCATCATGCACGTCGACACCGCGCCGTTTGACCACAATGAACTGCGACTGGCACTGAAGCACGCAATCAACCGCGACGAAATGGTGGAAAAGATCCTGCGTGGCTATGGCTCTGTCGGGAACGACATGCCAATCAACGCGGCCTATCCGCTGTTTGATGAAAACATCCCGCAGCGTCAGTTCGATCTGGCCAAAGCAGCTGAGCATTACAAAGCGTCCGGTCATGATGGGTCTCCGATCATCCTGCGCACAGCCGATGGTGCCTTCCCCGGTGCCGTGGATGCGGCCCAGTTGTTCCAGCAGACCGCCAACCAGGCTGGGATCCCGCTGGAGATCAAGCGTGAGCCCAACGATGGCTACTGGTCCGAAGTCTGGAATGCTCAGCCGTTCTGCGCCTCGTATTGGGGTGGCCGTCCGGTTCAGGATCAGATGTACGCGACCGCGTATCTGTCGACTGCCGACTGGAACGACACCCGGTTCAAGGTCAAGGACTTCGACGACCTGCTGTTCTCGGCACGTGCCGAATTGGACAATGCCAAGCGCAAGGAAACCTATTCCAAGATGGGTATGATGCTGCGCGACAACGGCGGCCTGATCTGTCCCATGTTCAATGACTTTGTTGACGGTGTCAGCGCCAAGCTGTCCGGCTGGGAAGTCGATCCGAACGGTGAACTGATGAACGGTCAGGTCACACGCAAAATGTGGTTCGCCTGA
- a CDS encoding CocE/NonD family hydrolase yields MAITLSDGCRLSARVWRPVDAATDPVPAILEYLPYRKRDGTTARDALTHPYLAEHGYACIRVDMRGNGDSHGVMEDEYTQQELDDAVEVINWLAEQPWCSGTVGMMGISWGGFNALQVAALQPDPLKAIITLCSTTDRYADDIHYKGGCLLNENLGWGATMWSYSSRAPDPSLRTDDWRELWLDRLDNEPFLPATWLKHQRRDAYWQHGSVCEDYSAIKAATLAIGGWGDAYKNTVPALVENLTAPVKGIIGPWVHKYPHFAVPEPRIGFLQEALRWWDHWLKGVDTGVDQDPDYRAYVMDGVRPATWYLDRPGRWITETDGATSHLPAQVLHLSKDGLAQQAGPITTKVKSPHHCGLQSGEYCAIWLGPELPGDQRPDDAFSACFDGAPLKAPLDIVGAPRIKLTLSADRPQAQIAVRLNHVHPDGASTRITYGVLNLSHRDSHANPEPMEPETRYEVTLDLDHIAYQVPAGHQLRLAVSSAYWPLIWPSPETAELTLFQGQLTLPTRATGAADEWKFADPVAAPEWQVKTLREAANTRRIETDLATGEISLIIEDDFGKVEDSDHGLINGSIAREAWTIHPDDPLSARGKCHWTDELERGETKFRTEMSCEMLSDLTHFHLRARLEAYENDALVRERDFTESVPRDQM; encoded by the coding sequence ATGGCGATCACCCTCAGCGACGGTTGCCGGCTGTCGGCCCGGGTCTGGCGACCGGTGGATGCCGCAACCGATCCGGTCCCGGCAATTCTGGAATACCTGCCCTATCGCAAACGCGACGGAACCACGGCGCGTGATGCGTTGACCCATCCTTATCTGGCGGAACATGGGTATGCCTGCATCCGCGTCGATATGCGTGGCAATGGCGACAGCCACGGCGTGATGGAAGATGAGTATACCCAGCAGGAACTGGACGATGCCGTCGAAGTCATCAACTGGCTGGCCGAACAACCCTGGTGCAGTGGCACGGTGGGCATGATGGGGATCAGTTGGGGCGGGTTCAACGCGTTGCAGGTCGCCGCCCTGCAACCCGATCCGCTCAAGGCCATTATCACTCTCTGCTCCACCACGGATCGCTATGCCGATGACATTCACTACAAAGGCGGCTGTCTGCTGAACGAAAACCTGGGTTGGGGGGCGACCATGTGGTCCTATTCGTCCCGCGCGCCCGACCCGTCCCTGCGCACCGACGATTGGCGTGAACTCTGGCTGGACCGGCTCGACAATGAACCGTTTCTGCCCGCAACCTGGCTGAAACATCAACGCCGCGACGCCTATTGGCAACATGGGTCAGTTTGCGAAGACTATAGCGCGATCAAGGCCGCCACCCTGGCCATCGGGGGGTGGGGCGACGCCTACAAGAACACAGTTCCTGCGTTGGTCGAAAACCTGACTGCCCCGGTCAAGGGGATCATTGGTCCCTGGGTTCACAAATACCCGCATTTTGCAGTGCCGGAACCCCGCATCGGTTTCTTGCAGGAGGCGTTGCGTTGGTGGGACCACTGGCTGAAGGGCGTGGACACCGGTGTCGACCAAGACCCGGATTACCGCGCCTATGTGATGGACGGCGTGCGCCCGGCAACCTGGTATCTGGATCGACCAGGCCGCTGGATCACCGAGACCGATGGCGCGACTTCGCATCTACCGGCGCAGGTCCTGCATCTGAGCAAGGACGGATTGGCCCAGCAGGCAGGCCCGATCACCACCAAGGTCAAGTCTCCGCATCACTGCGGCCTGCAATCCGGTGAATACTGCGCCATCTGGCTGGGCCCGGAACTGCCGGGCGACCAGCGCCCGGATGACGCATTTTCGGCCTGTTTCGACGGTGCACCATTGAAGGCGCCGCTGGATATCGTGGGGGCTCCGCGCATCAAACTGACGCTGAGCGCAGACCGACCTCAGGCGCAAATCGCAGTTCGGTTGAACCATGTGCACCCGGATGGGGCTTCGACCCGGATCACCTATGGCGTGCTCAACCTCAGCCATCGAGACAGCCATGCCAATCCTGAACCGATGGAGCCGGAAACCCGATATGAGGTGACGCTGGATCTGGATCATATCGCCTATCAGGTTCCCGCCGGGCACCAGCTGCGCCTGGCGGTGTCTTCGGCCTATTGGCCTCTGATCTGGCCGTCGCCGGAAACAGCAGAACTCACCCTGTTTCAGGGCCAACTGACGCTGCCGACCCGTGCCACTGGTGCCGCCGACGAATGGAAATTCGCAGATCCCGTGGCCGCACCGGAATGGCAAGTCAAAACCCTGCGCGAAGCCGCCAATACACGCCGGATCGAGACCGATTTGGCCACTGGAGAAATCTCTCTGATCATCGAAGATGACTTTGGCAAGGTCGAAGACAGCGATCATGGGCTGATCAATGGGTCCATCGCCCGAGAAGCCTGGACGATTCACCCCGACGATCCACTATCAGCCCGTGGCAAATGCCATTGGACAGATGAATTAGAGCGCGGCGAAACAAAATTTCGCACCGAAATGAGCTGTGAAATGTTGTCGGATTTGACACATTTTCACCTCCGAGCCCGCCTTGAAGCTTATGAAAACGACGCACTTGTGCGGGAACGCGACTTTACCGAGAGCGTCCCACGCGACCAAATGTGA
- the dtd gene encoding D-tyrosyl-tRNA(Tyr) deacylase: MRALIQRVSEASVTVEGNRIGEIGPGLLVLICAVQGDSTEQADHLAAKIAKLRIFKDDADKMNLSVRDIGASALVVSQFTLAADTRRGNRPGFSTAAPPAEGEKLYTYFADQLAAQGVAVARGKFGGDMQVRLLNDGPVTIWMDTDDR; the protein is encoded by the coding sequence ATGCGCGCTTTGATCCAAAGAGTCAGCGAAGCCTCTGTGACCGTCGAGGGCAATCGCATTGGTGAAATCGGCCCCGGCCTGTTGGTGTTGATCTGCGCCGTGCAGGGCGACAGCACCGAACAGGCCGATCACCTGGCCGCCAAAATCGCCAAGCTGCGGATATTCAAGGATGACGCGGACAAGATGAATCTGTCTGTCCGCGATATCGGCGCAAGCGCTCTGGTGGTCAGCCAGTTCACGCTCGCGGCGGATACCAGACGCGGAAACCGTCCGGGATTTTCGACGGCTGCTCCGCCAGCCGAGGGCGAGAAGTTGTATACGTATTTTGCTGATCAACTGGCGGCTCAGGGCGTAGCTGTCGCACGAGGCAAATTTGGTGGCGACATGCAGGTGCGCCTCCTCAATGACGGGCCGGTGACGATTTGGATGGACACCGATGACCGGTGA
- a CDS encoding nitroreductase — translation MTCNLTDLDSLLSTRHSCRAFRPAPVPRATIEQLLQAAQKVPSWCNAQPWKVTIVSGSQTDQLRSVLVDRAQAGHHKPDLAFPTRYQNEYQDRRRACGWALYEAVGVPKGDRAASAQQMMENFNFFGAPHVAILSSPVELGSYGAMDCGGYVAAFTLAATAAGLASIPQAAVASHAPVLHDILDIPTDRTILCAISFGYADTDHPANGFRTDRAALDEFVDWRS, via the coding sequence ATGACCTGTAACCTGACCGATCTGGACAGCCTTTTGTCCACCCGCCATTCCTGTCGTGCTTTTCGCCCTGCACCGGTGCCCCGCGCCACCATTGAACAGCTGTTGCAGGCGGCACAGAAAGTACCCTCGTGGTGCAATGCCCAGCCTTGGAAGGTCACGATTGTCAGCGGCTCCCAGACCGACCAATTGCGCAGCGTGCTCGTAGACCGGGCACAGGCCGGCCATCATAAACCGGATCTGGCTTTTCCTACGCGCTACCAGAACGAATACCAGGACCGGCGGCGGGCTTGTGGTTGGGCACTGTATGAGGCCGTCGGCGTTCCCAAAGGCGACCGCGCGGCATCGGCCCAACAAATGATGGAGAATTTCAACTTTTTTGGCGCGCCCCATGTCGCGATCCTGTCCAGCCCGGTCGAACTGGGCTCGTATGGAGCGATGGATTGTGGGGGGTATGTGGCGGCGTTTACGCTCGCAGCCACAGCGGCGGGGCTGGCTTCGATCCCTCAGGCGGCTGTTGCGTCACATGCACCGGTGTTGCACGACATTCTGGATATCCCCACAGACCGCACGATTCTGTGCGCGATCTCATTTGGTTACGCGGATACAGACCATCCCGCGAACGGGTTTCGCACCGACCGGGCGGCGCTGGACGAATTTGTCGACTGGCGCTCCTGA
- a CDS encoding Hsp20/alpha crystallin family protein, translating to MVEKTEPGGFWPSLYDPLRAFGTRVSEWLNPATEASGNAQAYDISIELPGVSEQDIELTFDKGALTIRGEKKTQTEKTGDTWYFSERQYGAFRRTFRLPEDADGPSAHARMQEGVLHVKIPRKAPEQEDKAQRIEITRG from the coding sequence ATGGTAGAAAAAACCGAACCCGGTGGCTTTTGGCCATCGCTATATGATCCGCTTCGCGCCTTTGGGACACGGGTGTCCGAATGGTTGAACCCGGCGACAGAAGCGTCTGGCAATGCACAGGCCTATGACATTTCGATCGAATTGCCAGGAGTGTCCGAGCAGGACATTGAACTGACGTTTGACAAAGGGGCGTTGACCATTCGGGGCGAAAAGAAAACTCAGACAGAGAAAACCGGGGATACTTGGTATTTCAGCGAGCGCCAGTATGGTGCTTTTCGTCGCACCTTCCGCTTGCCCGAAGACGCAGATGGCCCCAGCGCCCATGCACGGATGCAAGAGGGGGTCCTACACGTGAAGATCCCTAGAAAAGCGCCGGAACAGGAAGACAAGGCCCAACGGATCGAGATTACCCGCGGCTGA
- a CDS encoding TFIIB-type zinc finger domain-containing protein gives MSATPPPPPSHPQGAAPGTPSDTHRFPCDQCGADYRFEPGKGQLTCDHCGHSEQIAGGPWRGAPLRELDFEEALARRLPDVEIEETRVSSCPNCAAQVEFDPRTHAAECPFCATPVVTDTGPNRHIKPKGVLPFAYSEREARKAMTDWLGRLWFAPGGLKEYARKGRKMQGIYVPYWTFDAQTQSRYSGQRGTVYYVTETVVVDGKQQQRQVAKVRWTPVSGRVGRFFDDVLVLASRSLPKRYTDALEPWDLSALEPYQPQFLAGFRAEAYGVELKDGMGEARIKMDRVIERDVRFDIGGDRQQISMIDTDLSEVTFKHILLPVWLAAYKYRGKTYRFVVNGQSGQVQGERPWSGWKIAMAVVVGAVIAGAIGYIMAQNQ, from the coding sequence ATGAGCGCAACGCCCCCCCCTCCTCCCAGCCACCCGCAGGGCGCTGCGCCAGGCACCCCATCGGACACACACCGGTTTCCATGTGATCAATGTGGGGCGGATTACCGGTTCGAACCCGGCAAGGGCCAGTTGACCTGTGATCATTGTGGGCACAGTGAACAGATCGCCGGTGGACCCTGGCGTGGAGCCCCCCTTCGCGAGCTGGATTTCGAAGAAGCGTTGGCCCGACGTTTGCCTGATGTGGAGATCGAGGAAACCCGCGTTTCGAGCTGTCCGAATTGTGCGGCTCAGGTTGAGTTCGATCCCCGGACCCACGCGGCCGAATGCCCGTTCTGTGCCACGCCGGTGGTGACCGACACCGGCCCCAACCGCCATATCAAACCCAAGGGTGTCTTGCCGTTTGCCTACAGCGAGCGTGAGGCCCGCAAGGCAATGACCGATTGGCTGGGTCGGTTGTGGTTTGCCCCTGGCGGCCTCAAGGAATACGCCCGCAAGGGACGCAAGATGCAGGGTATCTATGTGCCCTATTGGACCTTTGATGCGCAGACACAATCCCGGTATTCGGGACAACGGGGCACGGTCTATTATGTGACCGAGACCGTGGTCGTGGATGGCAAGCAACAGCAAAGACAGGTGGCCAAGGTTCGGTGGACCCCGGTATCAGGCAGGGTTGGCCGGTTCTTTGACGATGTGTTGGTGCTGGCGTCCCGCAGTCTGCCCAAACGCTATACCGATGCGTTGGAACCGTGGGATTTGTCGGCTCTGGAGCCTTACCAACCACAGTTCCTGGCGGGGTTTCGGGCCGAAGCCTATGGAGTTGAACTCAAAGACGGCATGGGCGAGGCGCGGATCAAGATGGACCGGGTTATTGAACGCGATGTAAGGTTCGACATAGGTGGGGATCGCCAACAGATCTCGATGATCGATACCGATCTGTCCGAAGTGACATTCAAACATATCCTGTTGCCGGTCTGGCTGGCGGCGTACAAATACCGTGGCAAGACATATCGGTTCGTGGTCAATGGCCAATCCGGGCAGGTCCAGGGCGAACGCCCCTGGTCCGGTTGGAAAATCGCAATGGCCGTTGTGGTGGGGGCTGTGATAGCGGGAGCTATCGGCTACATCATGGCCCAGAACCAATAG
- a CDS encoding cytochrome b/b6 domain-containing protein, translated as MTHRTLLKWLHWLSALLLMYFLLIEPEDNRSDPGLALSTHAGMGVLLAIVTATWLFVYWRKGLAGRPGPKLPGWARPVHQLSHRALQIGLPVVVLTGALAGLAAPFAIRAFGVVQINPGIAPRGLHKLAEDIHEIAFDALLVLIVAHIVFHLWRHFLVRDNALRIMVPKALHKYL; from the coding sequence ATCACCCACCGAACATTGCTAAAATGGTTGCACTGGCTTAGCGCCCTGTTGCTCATGTATTTTCTTTTGATCGAGCCCGAAGACAACCGCAGTGACCCCGGGTTGGCCCTGTCAACGCACGCTGGAATGGGGGTGTTGCTGGCAATCGTGACGGCCACCTGGCTGTTCGTATATTGGCGCAAGGGGCTGGCCGGGCGGCCAGGTCCAAAACTGCCAGGGTGGGCGCGCCCGGTGCACCAGCTAAGCCACAGGGCGCTTCAGATCGGTCTGCCTGTCGTGGTTCTGACAGGCGCGTTGGCCGGGCTTGCTGCGCCATTCGCCATCAGGGCGTTTGGTGTCGTCCAGATCAACCCCGGGATCGCGCCCCGCGGGTTGCACAAGCTGGCCGAAGACATCCATGAGATTGCCTTTGACGCCCTGTTGGTTCTGATCGTGGCACATATCGTTTTCCATCTCTGGCGGCATTTTCTGGTCAGGGACAACGCGCTGCGCATAATGGTGCCCAAAGCCCTGCATAAATATCTCTGA
- a CDS encoding SPFH domain-containing protein, with protein sequence MGIFDFLTGEFIDVIHWTDDTRDTMVWRFEREGHEIKYGAKLTVREGQSAVFVHEGQLADVFTPGLYMLETNNMPVMTTLQHWDHGFKSPFKSEIYFVNTTRFNDLKWGTKNPIMARDPEFGPVRLRAFGTYSIRVSDPARFLTEIVGTDGEFTMDEISFQIRNIIVQEFSRVIAGSGIPVLDMAANTADLGKLIAAEISGTVAEYGLAIPELYIENISLPPAVEAAMDKRTQMGIVGDLGRYTQFSAAEAMTAAAQTPNSGMGAGMGMGMGMAMAQQMQGHMAAGQPSGPWGARAPAAAQATAPVAPPPPPVEHVWHIAENGQTHGPFSKARLGRMAADGAMTRDSLVWTAGQDGWKRAEDVAELAQLFTILPPPPPPPPPAAG encoded by the coding sequence ATGGGTATTTTCGACTTTCTGACCGGAGAATTCATCGACGTCATCCATTGGACAGACGACACCCGTGACACCATGGTGTGGCGGTTCGAACGCGAAGGCCACGAAATCAAATACGGTGCCAAGCTGACCGTGCGCGAAGGTCAATCCGCAGTGTTTGTGCACGAAGGACAGCTCGCAGATGTGTTCACGCCTGGGCTCTACATGCTAGAGACCAACAACATGCCAGTAATGACAACGCTGCAGCATTGGGATCACGGGTTCAAAAGCCCCTTCAAATCCGAAATCTATTTCGTCAACACCACCCGGTTCAACGACCTGAAATGGGGCACCAAAAACCCGATCATGGCGCGGGATCCGGAATTCGGCCCGGTGCGGTTGCGCGCCTTTGGCACGTATTCGATCCGGGTGAGCGATCCGGCGCGGTTCCTGACCGAGATCGTCGGCACCGACGGCGAATTCACCATGGATGAGATCAGCTTTCAGATCCGCAATATCATTGTGCAGGAGTTCAGCCGGGTGATCGCCGGATCAGGGATCCCCGTCCTGGACATGGCCGCCAATACCGCCGATCTGGGCAAACTGATCGCCGCAGAGATTTCCGGGACAGTCGCCGAATACGGGCTGGCCATCCCCGAACTTTATATCGAAAACATCTCATTGCCACCTGCGGTTGAAGCCGCAATGGACAAACGAACACAGATGGGCATTGTCGGCGATCTGGGGCGCTATACCCAATTCTCAGCCGCTGAAGCCATGACCGCCGCTGCCCAGACCCCCAATAGCGGTATGGGCGCAGGTATGGGCATGGGCATGGGTATGGCGATGGCCCAGCAAATGCAGGGACACATGGCAGCGGGTCAACCGTCGGGCCCGTGGGGCGCGCGCGCGCCCGCTGCTGCACAGGCCACAGCGCCTGTGGCCCCTCCCCCCCCACCGGTCGAACATGTGTGGCACATTGCCGAAAACGGTCAGACACATGGCCCCTTTTCCAAGGCCAGGCTGGGGCGCATGGCGGCAGATGGAGCAATGACCCGGGACAGTCTGGTGTGGACGGCCGGTCAGGACGGCTGGAAGCGGGCAGAAGATGTCGCTGAGCTGGCACAGCTCTTTACCATCCTGCCGCCCCCTCCTCCGCCGCCCCCTCCCGCGGCTGGGTAA